One Methylophilus sp. TWE2 DNA segment encodes these proteins:
- the yhbY gene encoding ribosome assembly RNA-binding protein YhbY, protein MQLNSKQIAYLRGLAHNLNPVVMIGNNGLTEAVLKEIDVSLNAHELIKVQVAGDDRELRKSLLEEIADKANAIAVHHIGKQLVFYRASETVKASAKIVIPKL, encoded by the coding sequence ATGCAATTAAACAGCAAACAAATCGCTTATTTACGTGGCCTGGCACACAATTTAAATCCTGTGGTCATGATAGGCAACAATGGCTTGACCGAAGCCGTGTTAAAAGAAATTGATGTCAGCCTCAATGCCCATGAACTGATTAAAGTCCAAGTCGCAGGAGATGACCGCGAACTGCGCAAATCCCTGCTGGAAGAAATTGCCGACAAGGCGAATGCGATTGCGGTACACCATATTGGCAAACAACTGGTATTTTACCGTGCTAGCGAAACCGTTAAAGCTTCTGCCAAGATCGTCATTCCAAAACTGTAA
- a CDS encoding DUF4149 domain-containing protein — MARQSGLTGWLNPLLLTFWVGALWMTAITASVLFQTIPDRQLAGQVAGRLFTIVSYIGLGSGLWLLVQRLASEGFSAFKQGLFWVVFVMWVLVLIGEFGIQPLLAQLKASALPNDVMQSVFASRFRTWHGVASIAYLVECLLGVWLVVKSR, encoded by the coding sequence ATGGCCAGGCAATCAGGACTGACAGGTTGGTTGAATCCCTTGCTGCTAACATTTTGGGTTGGTGCTTTATGGATGACCGCCATCACTGCCAGCGTATTGTTCCAGACCATTCCTGACCGCCAGCTTGCCGGGCAGGTGGCTGGCAGATTGTTTACGATCGTCAGCTATATCGGCCTGGGCAGTGGCTTATGGTTGCTAGTGCAGCGTTTGGCAAGTGAAGGCTTTTCTGCCTTCAAGCAAGGGTTGTTCTGGGTGGTTTTCGTGATGTGGGTGCTGGTGCTGATTGGTGAGTTTGGCATTCAACCCTTGCTGGCACAATTGAAAGCCAGCGCCCTGCCTAATGACGTGATGCAAAGCGTATTTGCCAGCCGATTCAGGACTTGGCATGGCGTTGCCAGTATTGCTTACCTGGTAGAGTGTTTACTGGGAGTCTGGCTGGTGGTGAAATCCAGATAA
- the greA gene encoding transcription elongation factor GreA, with product MAVHQIPVTVRGAELLKEELQRLRAVDRPNIIQAIAEARAQGDLSENAEYESAKERQSFIEGRISELEAKLSNLQIIDPTTLNAEGRVVFGATVRFEDLDSGDAKTYQIVGEDEADIKNGKISVSSPIARGLIGKSEGEVVEVQSPGGIKEYEIIEVLYV from the coding sequence ATGGCAGTACATCAGATTCCTGTCACCGTGAGAGGTGCAGAATTGCTCAAGGAAGAATTACAACGTTTACGAGCTGTGGACAGACCCAATATCATCCAGGCGATTGCAGAGGCGCGTGCGCAGGGGGATTTGTCTGAAAATGCTGAGTATGAGTCCGCCAAAGAGCGCCAGAGTTTTATTGAAGGGCGTATCTCTGAGCTAGAAGCAAAGCTGTCCAATTTGCAGATCATCGATCCGACCACCTTGAACGCTGAAGGTCGCGTGGTGTTTGGCGCCACTGTCCGTTTTGAAGACCTGGATTCAGGGGATGCCAAAACTTACCAGATCGTAGGTGAGGATGAAGCTGATATCAAGAATGGTAAAATTTCAGTTAGCTCACCGATTGCACGTGGCCTGATTGGCAAATCAGAAGGTGAAGTGGTGGAAGTCCAGTCACCTGGTGGTATCAAAGAGTACGAAATTATCGAAGTACTTTACGTTTAA
- the carB gene encoding carbamoyl-phosphate synthase large subunit yields the protein MAKRTDIKSILIIGAGPIVIGQACEFDYSGAQACKALREEGYRVILVNSNPATIMTDPEMADATYIEPITWQIVEKIIEKERPDALLPTMGGQTALNCALDLDKHGVLQKYNVELIGATKEAIDKAEDRQKFKEAMTKIGLGSARSAIAHSLEEALQVQATIGYPAIIRPSFTMGGSGGGIAYNREEFIAICERGLDASPTNELLIEESLLGWKEYEMEVVRDKADNCIIICSIENLDPMGVHTGDSITVAPAQTLTDKEYQIMRNASLAVLREIGVDTGGSNVQFAINPNDGRMIVIEMNPRVSRSSALASKATGFPIAKVAAKLAVGFTLDELRNEITGGQTPASFEPSIDYVVTKVPRFAFEKFPQADSRLTTQMKSVGEVMAMGRSFQESFQKALRGLEVGVDGLDPLTDDKDRIVKEMGEPGPERIWYVADAFRLGMSVDEVFDITKIDRWFLVQIEEIIKLELSLSTKSLADLNKDTLFRLKRKGFSDRRLAKLLNTDQHAVRAFRQALNVRPVYKRVDTCAAEFATNTAYMYSTYEEECESNPTDKKKIMVLGGGPNRIGQGIEFDYCCVHAAFAMREDGYETIMVNCNPETVSTDYDTSDRLYFEPVTLEDVLEIVNIEKPVGVIVQYGGQTPLKLARDLEKAGVPIIGTTPDAIDRAEDRERFQQMLHSLNLKQPPNRTARAPEEAIRLATEIGYPLVVRPSYVLGGRAMEIVHEQSQLERYMREAVKVSNESPVLLDRFLNDAIEVDVDALSDGEDVLIGGIMQHVEQAGVHSGDSACSLPPYSLSDSLQDELRRQTVQMAKALGVKGLMNVQFAVQNTEQGEVVYVLEVNPRASRTVPFVSKACGLQLAKIAARCMAGQTLKSQGVTKEVIPPYYSVKEAVFPFIKFPGVDTILGPEMKSTGEVMGVGNTFAEAFVKSQLGASVKMPTGGRAFISVRNEDHKKVIDIAKDLVKLGFTLVATKGTARALAEQGLDVTPVNKVAEGRPHIVDMIKNDEISLIVNVTEDKKAITDSYEIRRSALQNKVTYYTTLAGARAACIGMAQSKDMDVYSVQDLHKRLA from the coding sequence ATGGCAAAAAGAACCGACATTAAAAGTATCCTGATTATCGGTGCAGGTCCGATTGTCATTGGTCAGGCCTGTGAGTTTGACTACTCTGGCGCGCAAGCGTGTAAGGCCCTGCGCGAAGAAGGGTATCGTGTCATTTTGGTGAACTCCAATCCGGCCACCATCATGACTGACCCGGAAATGGCAGATGCGACTTATATCGAGCCGATTACCTGGCAAATTGTCGAGAAGATTATTGAAAAAGAGCGCCCTGATGCGTTGCTGCCAACCATGGGCGGCCAGACTGCACTGAACTGTGCCTTAGATCTGGACAAGCATGGCGTGTTGCAGAAATACAATGTAGAACTGATTGGTGCGACCAAAGAGGCGATTGATAAAGCCGAAGACCGCCAAAAGTTTAAAGAAGCCATGACCAAAATTGGTCTGGGTTCTGCACGCTCTGCCATCGCGCACAGCCTGGAAGAGGCGTTGCAGGTACAAGCGACGATTGGTTACCCAGCGATTATCCGTCCTTCGTTCACCATGGGCGGCAGCGGTGGTGGTATTGCCTATAACCGTGAAGAATTTATCGCCATTTGCGAGCGCGGCCTGGATGCCTCCCCAACCAATGAATTATTGATTGAAGAGTCATTGCTGGGTTGGAAAGAATACGAGATGGAAGTGGTCCGTGATAAAGCGGATAACTGCATCATCATCTGTTCGATCGAAAACCTGGACCCTATGGGTGTGCACACTGGCGACAGTATTACCGTTGCGCCTGCACAAACCCTGACTGATAAAGAGTACCAGATCATGCGTAATGCTTCTTTGGCAGTGTTGCGCGAGATCGGTGTCGATACCGGTGGTTCCAACGTTCAGTTTGCCATTAACCCGAATGATGGCCGCATGATTGTCATTGAGATGAACCCGCGTGTGTCGCGCTCATCTGCGTTGGCTTCCAAAGCGACCGGTTTCCCGATTGCCAAAGTCGCTGCCAAGCTGGCCGTCGGCTTTACGCTGGACGAGTTGCGTAATGAAATTACCGGTGGACAGACCCCGGCTTCATTCGAGCCCTCAATTGACTATGTGGTCACCAAAGTGCCACGGTTTGCGTTTGAAAAATTCCCGCAGGCGGACAGCCGCTTGACCACGCAGATGAAGTCTGTGGGTGAAGTGATGGCCATGGGCCGCAGCTTCCAGGAATCTTTCCAAAAGGCTTTGCGTGGTCTGGAAGTCGGCGTGGATGGGCTGGATCCCCTCACCGATGACAAAGACCGTATCGTCAAGGAAATGGGCGAGCCGGGGCCAGAGCGTATCTGGTATGTGGCTGACGCATTCCGCCTGGGTATGAGTGTAGATGAAGTTTTTGATATCACTAAAATCGACCGCTGGTTCCTGGTGCAGATTGAAGAAATCATCAAGCTTGAACTTTCTTTGTCTACCAAGTCCCTAGCTGACCTCAATAAAGACACGTTGTTCCGCTTGAAGCGTAAAGGCTTCTCTGACCGCCGTCTGGCCAAATTGCTGAATACCGATCAGCATGCCGTGCGTGCTTTCCGTCAGGCACTGAATGTGCGTCCGGTATACAAGCGCGTGGATACCTGTGCGGCTGAGTTCGCGACTAATACGGCCTATATGTATTCCACTTATGAAGAAGAGTGCGAATCCAATCCGACCGACAAGAAAAAAATCATGGTATTGGGCGGTGGCCCTAACCGTATCGGCCAGGGTATTGAGTTTGACTATTGCTGCGTACATGCCGCTTTTGCGATGCGCGAAGATGGTTACGAAACCATTATGGTTAACTGTAACCCGGAAACTGTTTCTACCGATTACGATACTTCTGATCGTCTGTACTTCGAACCAGTGACATTGGAAGATGTACTGGAAATTGTGAACATCGAAAAACCGGTTGGCGTGATCGTGCAATACGGGGGTCAAACGCCACTCAAGCTAGCGCGTGACCTGGAAAAAGCCGGTGTGCCTATCATTGGCACGACCCCAGATGCGATTGACCGTGCTGAAGACCGTGAGCGTTTCCAGCAGATGCTGCATAGCCTGAACCTCAAGCAGCCGCCTAACCGCACGGCACGTGCACCTGAAGAAGCGATCCGCCTGGCAACCGAAATCGGTTATCCACTGGTGGTGCGTCCTTCTTATGTATTGGGCGGCCGTGCGATGGAAATCGTGCATGAGCAAAGCCAGCTTGAGCGCTACATGCGTGAGGCCGTGAAGGTTTCAAACGAGTCTCCAGTCTTGCTGGACCGCTTCCTCAATGATGCGATCGAGGTGGATGTGGATGCGCTCAGCGATGGCGAAGATGTGTTGATCGGCGGCATCATGCAGCACGTGGAACAAGCCGGTGTGCACTCCGGTGATTCCGCCTGTTCATTACCACCTTATAGCCTCAGCGATAGCCTGCAAGATGAATTACGCAGACAAACCGTGCAAATGGCCAAAGCGTTGGGCGTTAAAGGTCTGATGAATGTACAGTTTGCCGTGCAGAATACAGAGCAGGGCGAAGTGGTGTATGTGCTGGAGGTCAACCCGCGCGCATCACGGACAGTCCCGTTTGTGTCCAAAGCCTGTGGTTTGCAACTGGCAAAGATTGCTGCGCGTTGTATGGCGGGTCAGACCCTGAAATCACAAGGCGTGACCAAGGAAGTGATTCCGCCTTATTACTCTGTCAAAGAAGCCGTGTTCCCATTCATCAAGTTCCCAGGTGTGGATACTATCCTGGGCCCGGAAATGAAATCGACCGGCGAAGTGATGGGGGTTGGCAATACCTTTGCAGAAGCATTCGTGAAGTCGCAATTGGGGGCATCTGTCAAAATGCCTACTGGCGGCAGGGCTTTTATCAGCGTGCGTAATGAAGACCACAAAAAAGTGATCGATATTGCTAAAGACCTGGTCAAGCTGGGCTTTACACTGGTGGCCACCAAAGGTACGGCTCGGGCGCTGGCTGAACAGGGCCTGGATGTGACGCCGGTAAACAAGGTTGCCGAAGGTCGTCCGCATATTGTCGATATGATCAAGAACGATGAGATCAGTTTGATTGTCAATGTGACTGAAGACAAAAAAGCGATTACCGATTCGTACGAAATCCGCCGTAGTGCCTTGCAAAACAAGGTGACTTACTACACGACATTGGCGGGTGCACGTGCGGCGTGTATCGGGATGGCTCAAAGCAAGGACATGGATGTCTATTCGGTGCAAGACTTGCACAAACGCCTTGCTTAA
- the carA gene encoding glutamine-hydrolyzing carbamoyl-phosphate synthase small subunit: protein MSKTIPAILVLADGTVFKGISIGASGHTVGEVVFNTSITGYQEILTDPSYTEQIVTLTYPHIGNYGTNSEDVESGKVYAAGLIIRDLPLLESNFRSEQNLSDYLKANNVVAIADIDTRKLTRILREKGAQAGCIMAGESVDEAQALALAKGFPGLAGMDLAKVVSCTQPYQFTETEWELGSGFSKTGSGQFHVVAFDYGVKRNILRMLVSRGCKVTVLPAQATAEQALAYKPDGIFLSNGPGDPEPCDYAIKAIKTLVDTGIPTFGICLGHQLLALASGAKTLKMKFGHHGANHPVQDVESKRVYITSQNHGFAADPATLPENVKVTHVSLFDGSLQGIARTDKPAFSFQGHPEASPGPQEMSVLFDRFIQLMQERKSI, encoded by the coding sequence GTGTCAAAAACAATTCCAGCGATTTTAGTGTTAGCAGATGGAACTGTTTTTAAGGGCATTAGCATTGGCGCTTCCGGTCATACGGTCGGTGAGGTGGTGTTCAACACTTCCATCACCGGTTATCAGGAAATCCTTACCGATCCTTCCTATACCGAACAAATCGTGACACTGACTTATCCTCACATTGGCAACTATGGTACCAATAGTGAAGATGTTGAGTCAGGCAAAGTCTATGCTGCGGGTCTGATCATTCGTGACCTGCCCTTATTGGAAAGCAATTTCCGCAGTGAACAAAATCTTTCCGATTATCTCAAAGCCAACAACGTGGTGGCAATTGCAGATATCGATACGCGTAAACTGACACGCATTCTTCGTGAAAAAGGCGCACAGGCCGGTTGTATCATGGCAGGCGAATCTGTCGATGAAGCTCAGGCGCTAGCCTTGGCTAAGGGTTTTCCTGGTTTGGCCGGGATGGACCTGGCCAAAGTGGTCAGCTGTACCCAGCCTTATCAGTTTACCGAAACGGAATGGGAGCTAGGCTCAGGCTTTAGTAAAACGGGTAGCGGCCAGTTTCATGTGGTGGCGTTTGATTATGGCGTGAAACGTAACATTCTGCGCATGCTGGTTTCACGTGGCTGTAAAGTGACGGTATTGCCAGCGCAAGCCACAGCCGAGCAGGCCTTGGCTTACAAGCCAGATGGCATCTTCCTCTCCAATGGCCCTGGTGACCCGGAGCCTTGCGATTATGCAATCAAGGCCATCAAAACCCTGGTGGATACCGGCATTCCAACCTTTGGTATTTGCCTGGGTCACCAGTTGCTGGCACTGGCGAGTGGCGCCAAAACACTGAAGATGAAGTTCGGCCATCACGGCGCCAACCATCCGGTACAGGATGTGGAAAGCAAGCGCGTTTACATTACCAGCCAAAACCATGGTTTTGCAGCTGACCCGGCAACATTGCCAGAGAATGTGAAAGTGACGCATGTGTCGCTGTTTGACGGTAGCTTGCAAGGCATTGCACGTACTGACAAACCAGCATTCAGCTTCCAGGGGCACCCTGAGGCCAGCCCGGGTCCGCAAGAAATGAGCGTGTTGTTTGACCGCTTTATCCAGTTAATGCAAGAAAGAAAGTCCATCTAA
- the dapB gene encoding 4-hydroxy-tetrahydrodipicolinate reductase, which produces MLKVVIAGVSGRMGHALLDGVFSDNGLHLHAALDRAESAMIGRDAGEQFGKVSGVKITADIHAALAGADVLVDFTRPEASMQYLQACQQANVKLVIGTTGFSETEKSSIEAASKNIGIVFAPNMSVGVTLLINLVEQAARVLNEGYDIEVVEMHHRHKIDAPSGTALRLGEAAAKGIDKALNDCAVYAREGVTGEREAGTIGFATLRGGDVVGDHTVVLAGVGERVELTHKASSRATFAQGALRAAKFLADKPKGLFDMRDVLGFEKT; this is translated from the coding sequence ATGTTGAAAGTAGTGATTGCTGGCGTGTCTGGTCGTATGGGGCATGCCTTACTGGATGGAGTTTTTTCTGATAACGGCTTGCATTTGCATGCGGCACTTGATCGTGCTGAAAGCGCCATGATAGGACGGGATGCAGGCGAGCAGTTTGGCAAGGTCAGTGGCGTAAAAATCACGGCTGACATCCATGCCGCATTGGCCGGTGCCGATGTGCTGGTGGATTTCACTCGCCCGGAAGCCAGTATGCAATATTTACAAGCTTGTCAGCAAGCCAACGTTAAATTAGTGATTGGTACTACCGGGTTTAGTGAGACTGAAAAGTCCAGTATTGAGGCGGCGTCCAAAAATATTGGTATCGTATTTGCGCCAAACATGAGCGTAGGGGTCACTCTTTTGATTAACCTAGTTGAGCAAGCCGCACGCGTGCTCAATGAAGGTTATGATATTGAAGTGGTCGAAATGCATCACCGCCATAAAATAGATGCACCTTCAGGCACGGCTTTACGGTTGGGTGAGGCGGCTGCTAAAGGGATTGATAAAGCGTTGAACGATTGTGCTGTGTATGCGCGCGAAGGGGTGACTGGTGAGCGCGAAGCAGGCACCATTGGTTTTGCCACGCTGCGCGGCGGCGACGTGGTGGGCGATCATACTGTTGTGCTGGCTGGAGTTGGCGAGCGCGTGGAGTTGACGCACAAGGCTTCAAGCCGTGCCACATTTGCACAAGGCGCATTGCGTGCAGCCAAGTTCCTGGCAGATAAACCTAAGGGGTTATTTGACATGCGTGATGTGCTGGGGTTTGAGAAAACCTGA
- the bamE gene encoding outer membrane protein assembly factor BamE: protein MRNSILFVLVVASLESGCGAKLPSVKPFKMEVQQGNVVTSKMLLQLRPGMTRSQVRYIMGTPLVVDSFRDNRWDYFYELRKEGKVVEKRRVILDFDKDSLVSVRGDVIPSAENPEVKTIAETPQKKVEEAKDQSWTDRLKFWESEEAAASDKTAESSVATAATAATNESKGAALAKDEAAESQTTTSEPVKAEQEVLPSATATNNAAAAATLAEEEVVPYIPEGEYQAAPTPEEMAKGNLDVSANQVTEAKAHPVNEKEMAAQIADTVEPPPVFQQEPMAEPVAAEPEPVLPPPVKAEPAAKNITAPVVAAATVAAAATKTAESDSVKSKPVDPKPVEAKTTVSKTEVQTPVSQAPAAAAAIEDDEVIPYIPEGEYVAPVIPSEAEMVKGNMAEANAPATDAQARQVTEKGVAPTSDAAAEPSPTFVAEQLPEPEPEPELPPPPPPSVSKPVVREVAPVAALAAEEEKPVAAQPETEQPAAKVVEPASVASTVATAEAPAGDAEINQAVAAWAQAWRSKDIKNYLAAYAPDFMPEGLPSRKAWESQRKQRLSAGQGAITLVLNNVQIQRDGATAAVQFEQKYAAKAYKDELVKTLEMRYEPTQKRWLITRERVAPVTGLPVASVPTTRLPAVAAASSKTDVVESAVPPTTSSAPVAEVSVESAIDAWAQAWRSKNINAYLAAYSPEFVPEGLPNRSVWEAQRKKRLSPQQGKISLDITNVSVSRDGETAVATFRQKYASKAYRDEVVKRLQLKLDAASNRWLIVRESTGSEAEVPMGKQSVNAPEEHSEHQDGALEPIGF, encoded by the coding sequence ATGCGTAATTCTATCTTATTTGTGTTGGTTGTCGCATCTCTGGAGAGTGGGTGCGGTGCCAAGCTTCCTTCAGTCAAGCCTTTCAAGATGGAAGTTCAGCAAGGCAATGTTGTGACTTCCAAGATGTTGCTGCAGTTGCGACCGGGCATGACGCGTTCCCAGGTGCGCTATATCATGGGGACACCGCTAGTAGTCGATAGTTTCCGTGACAACCGCTGGGATTATTTCTACGAGCTGCGCAAGGAAGGAAAAGTGGTTGAAAAGCGCCGCGTGATTCTTGATTTCGACAAGGATAGCCTGGTGTCAGTCCGCGGTGATGTGATTCCATCTGCTGAAAATCCTGAGGTAAAAACAATTGCAGAAACACCTCAGAAGAAGGTTGAAGAAGCAAAAGATCAGAGTTGGACGGACAGGCTGAAGTTCTGGGAGTCTGAAGAGGCTGCGGCGAGTGATAAAACAGCTGAGTCATCTGTAGCCACTGCCGCAACCGCAGCGACGAATGAGAGCAAAGGCGCTGCACTCGCCAAGGATGAGGCAGCCGAATCTCAGACAACCACGTCAGAACCCGTCAAGGCCGAACAAGAGGTATTGCCCTCGGCTACTGCAACAAATAACGCAGCTGCCGCAGCGACATTGGCTGAAGAAGAAGTGGTTCCCTACATTCCGGAGGGGGAGTATCAGGCTGCGCCCACTCCCGAAGAGATGGCCAAGGGCAATCTGGATGTCAGTGCCAATCAGGTCACTGAGGCTAAAGCACATCCTGTGAATGAAAAGGAAATGGCTGCCCAAATTGCAGATACGGTAGAGCCACCACCCGTTTTTCAGCAGGAACCCATGGCAGAACCTGTAGCGGCTGAACCCGAGCCTGTATTGCCACCCCCCGTAAAAGCCGAGCCAGCTGCGAAGAATATCACAGCGCCGGTTGTTGCCGCAGCCACTGTGGCAGCGGCGGCAACCAAGACTGCTGAATCTGACTCAGTTAAATCCAAGCCTGTTGATCCTAAGCCTGTGGAAGCAAAAACCACTGTATCAAAAACTGAAGTACAAACACCCGTGTCACAGGCACCTGCTGCGGCAGCGGCCATTGAAGATGACGAGGTCATCCCATATATTCCAGAAGGCGAATACGTGGCTCCTGTCATTCCTAGTGAAGCCGAAATGGTTAAAGGCAATATGGCGGAGGCAAATGCACCTGCGACTGATGCCCAAGCGCGCCAGGTGACTGAAAAAGGGGTGGCACCCACATCGGATGCGGCTGCAGAGCCATCACCGACATTTGTCGCTGAGCAATTGCCAGAACCAGAGCCGGAACCTGAATTGCCACCACCACCTCCACCATCCGTCAGTAAGCCTGTTGTGAGAGAGGTTGCGCCAGTGGCTGCGCTGGCAGCAGAAGAAGAGAAACCAGTCGCTGCGCAACCTGAGACTGAGCAGCCGGCTGCCAAGGTTGTTGAGCCTGCATCGGTCGCCTCAACTGTGGCGACTGCAGAAGCGCCAGCTGGTGATGCTGAAATCAACCAGGCTGTGGCGGCATGGGCGCAAGCTTGGCGCAGCAAGGACATTAAAAACTACCTCGCTGCGTATGCCCCTGACTTCATGCCAGAAGGGTTGCCTTCCAGAAAGGCATGGGAGTCGCAACGCAAACAGCGTTTATCTGCAGGCCAGGGTGCGATTACACTCGTACTAAATAATGTACAGATCCAGCGTGACGGTGCCACTGCCGCCGTACAGTTTGAGCAAAAATATGCTGCTAAAGCTTATAAAGATGAATTGGTCAAAACGCTGGAAATGCGTTACGAGCCAACGCAGAAACGCTGGTTGATCACACGCGAACGCGTTGCTCCTGTAACAGGTTTGCCAGTTGCGAGTGTGCCAACGACCCGTCTGCCAGCAGTTGCTGCAGCGTCATCCAAAACGGATGTGGTCGAGTCAGCTGTGCCACCGACGACATCATCTGCGCCTGTGGCGGAAGTGAGTGTTGAATCAGCGATTGACGCTTGGGCACAGGCTTGGCGCAGTAAAAACATCAATGCTTACCTGGCGGCGTATTCTCCAGAATTTGTGCCGGAGGGATTGCCAAACAGAAGTGTCTGGGAAGCGCAACGTAAAAAGCGCTTGTCCCCACAGCAGGGCAAGATCAGTCTGGATATCACGAATGTAAGCGTGAGCCGCGACGGAGAAACAGCCGTGGCCACCTTTAGGCAGAAATATGCGTCTAAAGCCTATCGCGATGAAGTAGTTAAGCGTCTGCAGTTAAAACTGGATGCCGCAAGCAATCGCTGGCTGATTGTGCGCGAAAGTACAGGCAGTGAGGCAGAGGTGCCAATGGGCAAGCAGTCAGTGAATGCACCAGAAGAGCACTCGGAACATCAGGACGGTGCTCTGGAGCCTATCGGATTTTAA
- the fur gene encoding ferric iron uptake transcriptional regulator, which translates to MHDPKDLKNAGLKATLPRLKILELFENSEQRHLSAEDIYKVMITNGEDVGLATVYRVLTQFEQAGLLVRHHFESGKAVFELNEGSHHDHIVCVKCGRVEEFYDEEIEKRQKAAAEKHGFTMQDHSLTIYGMCKKQSCTE; encoded by the coding sequence ATGCATGATCCAAAAGACCTCAAAAATGCGGGCCTCAAAGCAACGCTGCCACGTCTGAAAATCCTTGAATTGTTCGAGAACAGCGAACAACGCCACCTATCAGCAGAGGATATTTACAAAGTCATGATCACCAATGGGGAAGATGTTGGGTTGGCCACTGTGTATCGGGTATTAACCCAGTTTGAGCAAGCGGGGCTATTGGTGCGCCATCACTTTGAAAGTGGCAAGGCGGTATTTGAATTGAACGAAGGTAGCCATCACGACCATATTGTTTGCGTCAAGTGTGGGCGCGTCGAAGAGTTTTACGACGAAGAAATTGAGAAAAGACAAAAAGCAGCCGCCGAAAAACACGGGTTCACCATGCAGGACCACTCACTCACCATTTATGGTATGTGCAAAAAACAATCCTGCACTGAATAA
- a CDS encoding DNA-deoxyinosine glycosylase has protein sequence MSDLVPTQEHYAAGFPPILGLSPRILILGTLPGAESLKQQQYYAHPQNAFWKMLEALFNIPAKATYTERCEGVKAARLAIWDVCHSACRPGSLDSAISAETVIVNDITGLLNDTPSIELVAFNGNTAATLFKKHIKALPQVDTITLPSTSPAHASLRFAEKLERWQVLQTR, from the coding sequence TTGTCCGACTTAGTTCCTACCCAAGAACACTATGCTGCCGGATTTCCGCCCATTCTCGGCTTGAGCCCTCGCATATTGATTCTAGGCACCTTGCCGGGTGCTGAATCTCTCAAGCAACAACAGTATTACGCACATCCGCAAAATGCCTTTTGGAAAATGCTGGAAGCTTTGTTCAACATTCCGGCAAAAGCTACTTACACCGAACGTTGTGAAGGGGTGAAAGCAGCGCGTCTGGCGATTTGGGACGTTTGCCATTCTGCCTGCCGACCTGGCAGCCTGGATAGTGCCATTAGCGCAGAAACGGTGATCGTCAACGATATTACCGGCTTACTGAACGATACCCCTTCCATAGAACTGGTCGCATTTAACGGGAATACTGCAGCCACGCTATTTAAGAAACACATCAAAGCGTTGCCGCAGGTAGACACCATCACCTTACCCTCTACCAGTCCGGCCCATGCCAGCCTGCGCTTTGCAGAAAAACTGGAACGCTGGCAGGTATTACAAACTAGGTGA